The following proteins are co-located in the Thermus thermophilus HB8 genome:
- a CDS encoding TolC family protein, whose product MRRLLLLPLLALPALAQSALSPLKDHPLLKQAEAYLLAARKSLEAQAAPLALNVQGNYLRYGYTCEPEAVCASLPEAAQSLTLALVLTPFPFGEVADGVERAQIALRRAELAYRKTRAGLEAQAVAAYGRYQEARLGVRIAEKGLELAQKALEAARKRQANPKELREAELALEEAQNRLEEAQRGLALALEAARDLVDPEAPLPPIPEPKGTTPLSLEEARLNLLEAQIALEAAQRNLLPTLQGSYTRYPSGNDTLSLSLSSKTLQPTLAYTRQNPAQAATALPGGGRYRATEELRLSLSLTLSPGLFAALEAAQAQVRGAEEAFLAASRQARLQEESLKAGLLGARSALALAQSRKASAEKALEEAEKRLALGLESPLGVLQAELNLLQAELGLLQAENDLRNRLMELYQFYGELLEVNP is encoded by the coding sequence ATGCGTAGGCTTCTCCTCCTTCCCCTCCTCGCCCTCCCCGCCCTGGCCCAGTCCGCCCTAAGCCCACTCAAGGACCACCCCCTCCTCAAGCAGGCGGAGGCCTACCTCCTCGCCGCCCGCAAGTCCCTCGAGGCCCAGGCCGCCCCCCTCGCCCTGAACGTCCAGGGGAACTACCTCCGCTACGGCTACACCTGCGAGCCGGAGGCGGTCTGCGCAAGCCTCCCCGAGGCGGCCCAGAGCCTCACCCTCGCCCTCGTCCTCACCCCCTTCCCCTTCGGGGAGGTGGCGGACGGGGTGGAGCGGGCCCAAATCGCCCTCAGGCGGGCCGAGCTCGCCTACCGCAAGACCCGGGCAGGCCTCGAGGCCCAGGCGGTGGCCGCCTACGGCCGCTACCAGGAGGCGAGGCTCGGCGTGCGGATCGCCGAAAAGGGCCTGGAGCTGGCGCAAAAGGCCCTGGAGGCCGCCAGGAAGCGCCAGGCGAACCCCAAGGAGCTCAGGGAGGCGGAGCTCGCCCTGGAGGAGGCGCAAAACCGCCTGGAGGAGGCGCAGAGGGGCCTCGCCCTCGCCCTGGAGGCGGCCCGGGACCTGGTGGACCCGGAAGCCCCCCTCCCCCCCATCCCCGAACCCAAGGGGACGACCCCCTTGAGCCTGGAGGAGGCCCGCCTGAACCTCCTGGAGGCCCAGATCGCCTTGGAAGCGGCGCAAAGGAACCTCCTCCCCACCCTCCAGGGGAGCTACACCCGCTACCCCAGCGGCAACGACACCCTAAGCCTCTCCCTCTCCAGCAAGACCCTTCAGCCCACCCTGGCCTACACCCGCCAGAACCCGGCCCAGGCGGCCACCGCCCTGCCCGGGGGCGGCCGCTACCGGGCCACGGAGGAGCTTCGGCTAAGCCTCTCCCTCACCCTCTCCCCCGGCCTCTTCGCCGCCCTGGAGGCCGCCCAGGCCCAGGTCCGGGGGGCGGAGGAGGCCTTCCTCGCCGCCTCCCGCCAGGCCCGCCTGCAGGAGGAAAGCCTCAAGGCGGGCCTTTTGGGCGCCCGGTCCGCCCTGGCCCTGGCGCAAAGCCGCAAGGCCTCCGCGGAGAAGGCCCTGGAGGAGGCAGAAAAGCGCCTCGCCCTGGGGCTGGAAAGCCCCCTCGGGGTCCTGCAGGCCGAGCTCAACCTGCTCCAGGCGGAGCTCGGCCTCCTCCAGGCGGAAAACGACCTTAGGAACCGGCTTATGGAGCTTTACCAGTTTTACGGAGAGCTTTTGGAGGTGAACCCGTGA
- the sdaAB gene encoding L-serine ammonia-lyase, iron-sulfur-dependent subunit beta, which translates to MGLLDMIGPVMVGPSSSHTAGACRLALLARHLLGEKPKRVEFGLHGSFAKTGKGHGTHLALAAGVLGLTPDDERLKESLSLAEREGVEVVFKEVELGDVHPNTVRMVLEGEKERLAVTGSSLGGGLVRVFDVDGFEVRITGSAPTLVIKNVDTPGVVARVARILADDEVNIAYLTVSRKKRGGEAMMSIEVDRPLSEVPLRYLEHLSYILWVRQIPPVMG; encoded by the coding sequence ATGGGCCTTTTGGACATGATCGGTCCCGTGATGGTGGGGCCTTCCTCCAGCCACACGGCGGGGGCCTGCCGCCTCGCCCTCCTCGCCCGCCACCTCCTCGGGGAGAAGCCCAAAAGGGTGGAGTTCGGCCTCCACGGCTCCTTCGCCAAGACGGGGAAGGGGCACGGCACCCACCTGGCCTTGGCCGCGGGGGTCTTGGGCCTCACGCCCGACGACGAGAGGCTCAAGGAGAGCCTTTCCCTGGCGGAGCGGGAGGGGGTGGAGGTGGTCTTCAAGGAGGTGGAGCTCGGGGACGTCCACCCCAACACGGTGCGGATGGTCCTCGAGGGGGAGAAGGAGCGCCTCGCGGTCACGGGCAGCTCCCTCGGGGGGGGTCTTGTGCGCGTCTTTGACGTGGACGGCTTTGAGGTGCGCATCACGGGGAGCGCCCCCACCCTGGTGATCAAGAACGTGGACACGCCCGGGGTGGTGGCCCGGGTGGCCCGCATCCTCGCCGACGACGAGGTGAACATCGCCTACCTCACCGTGAGCCGGAAGAAGCGGGGCGGGGAGGCGATGATGAGCATAGAGGTGGACCGGCCCCTCTCCGAGGTGCCCTTGCGCTACCTGGAGCACCTCTCCTACATCCTCTGGGTGCGGCAGATCCCCCCGGTGATGGGCTAA
- a CDS encoding dihydrodipicolinate synthase family protein has product MILPPIPTPFDREGRLDEEAFRELAQALEPLVDGLLVYGSNGEGVHLTPEERARGLRALRPRKPFLVGLMEETLPQAEGALLEAKAAGAMALLATPPRYYHGSLGAGLLRYYEALAEKMPLFLYHVPQNTKVDLPLEAVEALAPHPNVLGIKDSSGDLSRIAFYQARLQEFRVYTGHAPTFLGALALGAEGGILAAANLAPRAYRALLDHFREGRLAEAQELQKKLFPLGDLLAKGGVPLLKQALRHLGLPAGYPRPPYPAESPLWERFLPVLEGLKEEGWVL; this is encoded by the coding sequence ATGATCCTGCCCCCCATCCCCACCCCCTTTGACCGGGAAGGAAGGCTGGATGAAGAGGCCTTCCGGGAGCTGGCCCAGGCCTTGGAACCCCTGGTGGACGGCCTCCTCGTCTACGGCTCCAACGGGGAAGGGGTCCACCTCACCCCCGAGGAAAGGGCCCGGGGCCTCCGGGCCCTTAGGCCCAGGAAGCCCTTCCTCGTGGGCCTCATGGAGGAGACCCTGCCCCAGGCGGAAGGGGCCCTCTTGGAGGCCAAGGCGGCGGGGGCCATGGCCCTCCTCGCCACCCCGCCCCGCTACTACCACGGAAGCCTTGGGGCGGGGCTTCTCCGCTACTACGAGGCCCTGGCGGAGAAGATGCCCCTCTTCCTCTACCACGTGCCCCAGAACACCAAGGTGGACCTGCCCCTCGAGGCGGTGGAGGCCCTGGCCCCGCACCCGAACGTCCTCGGCATCAAGGACTCCAGCGGCGACCTCAGCCGGATCGCCTTCTACCAGGCCCGCCTCCAGGAGTTCCGGGTCTACACCGGCCACGCCCCCACCTTCCTCGGCGCCCTGGCCCTGGGGGCGGAAGGGGGGATTCTGGCCGCGGCGAACCTCGCCCCCAGGGCCTACCGGGCCCTTCTGGACCACTTCCGGGAAGGAAGGCTCGCCGAGGCCCAGGAGCTCCAGAAGAAGCTCTTCCCCCTGGGAGACCTCCTCGCCAAGGGCGGGGTGCCCCTCCTGAAGCAGGCCCTTAGGCACCTGGGCCTCCCCGCGGGCTACCCCAGGCCCCCCTACCCGGCGGAAAGCCCCCTTTGGGAGAGGTTCCTCCCCGTCCTGGAGGGCCTAAAGGAGGAGGGATGGGTCCTCTAG
- a CDS encoding MarR family winged helix-turn-helix transcriptional regulator, whose translation MNGPPPPLVQELAALGYALTHALYTEAKELLVKEGLSPRKAHLLGLLAKGVDLPSQLAELLEVHPSQVSHLLAALEEEGLVKRSPDPQDRRKVKLFLTPKGREAAARTEALWLAVFGRRLARLSPEEQAAFLRILRKLTEVEDA comes from the coding sequence ATGAACGGACCACCGCCCCCCCTGGTCCAGGAGCTGGCGGCGTTGGGGTACGCCTTGACCCACGCCCTCTACACCGAGGCCAAGGAGCTCCTCGTCAAGGAGGGCCTCTCCCCGAGAAAGGCCCACCTCCTCGGCCTCCTGGCCAAGGGGGTGGACCTCCCCTCCCAGCTCGCCGAGCTCCTCGAGGTCCACCCCTCCCAGGTCTCCCACCTCCTCGCCGCCTTGGAGGAGGAGGGCCTGGTAAAGCGGAGCCCCGACCCCCAGGACCGCCGCAAGGTGAAGCTCTTCCTCACGCCCAAAGGGCGGGAGGCGGCGGCCCGGACCGAGGCGCTTTGGCTCGCCGTCTTCGGCCGGAGGCTTGCCCGCCTCTCCCCGGAGGAGCAGGCCGCCTTCCTCCGGATCCTGCGCAAGCTCACGGAGGTGGAGGATGCGTAG
- a CDS encoding hemolysin family protein, protein MDRPPSRWLLLLALGTPALAQSEAASPENPWLWVLVLLFALSAFFSASETAITTLYPWKLRELAESKNGPFRLLSKDITRFLTTILVGNNLVNIAATALVTELATRAFGSAGVGVATGAMTFLILFFGEITPKALAVHHAEAIARLAAWPIYGLSVLFYPLGRFFSLVSGGLLRLLGLEPRGTPLVSEEELKLILAGAEESGAIEPQEEEMIHSILELEETPVREIMTPRVEMVAIEDEATLEDLLALYREHRYSRVPVYRESVDHIVGVAYVQDLLTYYCEEDLKAFKVASIAHPPYFVPENMDAWSLLKELRRRKVHMAIVVDEFGGTAGLVTLEDVIEEIVGEIYDESDEPEEHPIRLLPDGAYSIQAQTPIDEVSEALGVELPEGEYDTLSGFLYALFGRIPSVGESLEWQGFRFVVESADQRRLERIRVERVVERERQGG, encoded by the coding sequence ATGGATCGTCCTCCGAGTCGGTGGCTTCTTCTCTTGGCCCTCGGTACCCCGGCTTTGGCGCAAAGCGAGGCGGCTTCCCCGGAAAACCCGTGGCTTTGGGTCCTCGTCCTCCTCTTCGCCCTCTCCGCCTTCTTCTCCGCAAGCGAGACGGCCATCACCACCCTCTACCCGTGGAAGCTGAGGGAGCTCGCCGAAAGCAAAAACGGCCCCTTCCGCCTCCTTTCCAAGGACATCACCCGCTTCCTCACCACCATCCTCGTGGGCAACAACCTGGTGAACATCGCCGCCACCGCCTTGGTCACGGAGCTCGCCACCCGGGCCTTCGGCTCCGCGGGCGTGGGGGTGGCCACGGGGGCGATGACCTTCCTCATCCTCTTCTTCGGCGAGATCACCCCCAAGGCCCTCGCCGTCCACCACGCGGAGGCCATCGCCCGGCTGGCCGCTTGGCCCATTTACGGCCTCTCCGTCCTCTTCTACCCCCTCGGGCGCTTCTTCAGCCTCGTCTCCGGGGGGCTTCTCCGCCTCCTCGGCCTGGAGCCCCGGGGCACCCCTTTGGTCTCCGAGGAGGAGCTTAAGCTCATCCTGGCGGGGGCCGAGGAGTCCGGGGCCATTGAGCCCCAGGAGGAGGAGATGATCCACTCCATCCTGGAGCTGGAGGAGACCCCGGTGCGGGAGATCATGACCCCGAGGGTGGAGATGGTGGCCATAGAGGACGAGGCCACCCTGGAGGACCTCCTCGCCCTCTACCGGGAGCACCGCTACAGCCGGGTGCCCGTCTACCGGGAGAGCGTGGACCACATCGTGGGGGTGGCCTACGTCCAGGACCTCCTCACCTACTACTGCGAGGAGGACCTCAAGGCCTTCAAGGTGGCCTCCATCGCCCACCCTCCCTACTTCGTCCCCGAGAACATGGACGCCTGGAGCCTTCTCAAGGAGCTCAGGCGCCGCAAGGTGCACATGGCCATCGTGGTGGACGAGTTCGGGGGCACGGCGGGCCTCGTAACCCTCGAGGACGTGATAGAGGAGATCGTGGGGGAGATCTACGACGAAAGCGACGAGCCCGAGGAGCACCCCATCCGGCTTCTCCCCGACGGCGCCTACTCCATCCAGGCCCAAACCCCCATAGACGAGGTCTCCGAGGCCTTGGGGGTGGAGCTCCCCGAGGGGGAGTACGACACCCTCTCCGGCTTCCTCTACGCCCTCTTCGGGCGGATCCCCAGCGTGGGGGAGAGCCTGGAGTGGCAGGGCTTCCGCTTCGTGGTGGAAAGCGCCGACCAGAGGCGCCTGGAGCGGATCCGGGTGGAACGGGTGGTGGAGCGTGAACGCCAAGGCGGTTAA
- a CDS encoding sensor histidine kinase — protein sequence MSLRVRLALVIALLAFLPNLVLALTLGALGEGPWPPLLLWLLLLALLSGLAGYFLAKSLLRPLEELTRALAYLSLKEGPLEALRLPTPKEPPPEEIALLRARFSELLARLKELLEAREALYAALAHDLKTPLLSALRLLDYLERADDLGKERRVALLRALREELARGHRLTENLLALARLEARPPRGETLNLRALAEDLLLRYRDEAKRRGLLVEVEGAGLARGERLLVERALANLLENALRHAKSRVRLRVGEGVLLVEDDGAGLPLPLEALARPFLQGEGRRGSAGLGLYTAKRVAEAHGGRLFPCEGPLGGACLGLELPKGA from the coding sequence ATGAGCCTAAGGGTTAGGCTCGCCCTGGTCATCGCCCTCCTCGCCTTCCTGCCCAACCTGGTCCTGGCCCTCACCCTGGGGGCCCTGGGGGAAGGCCCCTGGCCTCCCCTCCTCCTCTGGCTTCTCCTCCTCGCCCTCCTCTCGGGCCTCGCGGGCTACTTCCTGGCGAAGAGCCTCCTCAGGCCCCTGGAGGAGCTCACCCGGGCCCTGGCCTACCTCTCCTTGAAGGAGGGGCCCCTGGAGGCCCTCCGCCTCCCCACCCCCAAGGAGCCCCCTCCGGAGGAGATCGCCCTCCTCCGCGCCCGGTTCTCCGAGCTCCTCGCCCGGCTCAAGGAGCTCCTGGAGGCCCGGGAGGCCCTGTACGCCGCCCTGGCCCACGACCTCAAGACCCCCCTCCTTTCCGCCCTGCGCCTCTTGGACTACCTGGAGAGGGCGGACGATCTGGGGAAGGAGCGGCGCGTCGCCCTCCTCCGCGCCCTGAGGGAGGAGCTCGCCCGGGGCCACCGCCTGACGGAGAACCTCCTCGCCCTCGCCCGCCTCGAGGCCCGCCCCCCCCGGGGCGAGACCCTGAACCTCAGGGCCCTGGCCGAGGACCTCCTCCTCCGCTACCGGGACGAGGCGAAGAGGCGGGGGCTCCTCGTGGAGGTGGAAGGGGCGGGCCTCGCCCGGGGGGAAAGGCTCCTCGTGGAAAGGGCCCTCGCCAACCTCCTGGAAAACGCCCTCCGCCACGCCAAAAGCCGCGTCCGGCTCCGGGTGGGGGAAGGCGTGCTCCTCGTGGAGGACGACGGCGCAGGCCTTCCCCTGCCCCTGGAAGCCCTCGCCCGCCCCTTCCTCCAGGGGGAGGGCAGGAGGGGAAGCGCGGGCCTGGGCCTCTACACCGCCAAGCGGGTGGCCGAGGCCCACGGAGGCAGGCTCTTCCCCTGCGAGGGCCCCCTGGGAGGGGCCTGCCTGGGCCTGGAACTCCCCAAGGGGGCCTAA
- a CDS encoding cytidine deaminase, with the protein MNAKAVKEVLKAHVGRAYAPYSGFPVVALVEAEGEVFLGVNVENASFPLSQCAERNAVAAMVLAGKRRLERVHVYSPKGPIPPCGGCRQVLMEFGGPEVEVVLHGPEEEVRTTLGALLPLAFRL; encoded by the coding sequence GTGAACGCCAAGGCGGTTAAGGAGGTGTTGAAGGCCCACGTGGGGCGGGCCTACGCCCCCTACTCGGGCTTCCCCGTGGTGGCCCTGGTGGAGGCGGAAGGGGAGGTGTTCCTCGGGGTCAACGTGGAAAACGCCTCCTTCCCCCTCTCCCAGTGCGCCGAAAGGAACGCCGTGGCGGCCATGGTCCTCGCGGGGAAGCGCCGCCTGGAGCGGGTGCACGTGTATAGCCCCAAGGGGCCCATCCCCCCTTGCGGGGGGTGCCGGCAGGTCCTCATGGAGTTCGGGGGGCCGGAGGTGGAGGTGGTCCTCCACGGGCCCGAGGAGGAGGTGCGCACCACCCTGGGGGCCCTCCTCCCCCTGGCCTTCCGCCTCTAG